TACGCCTTCGACCGCTGCCTCTACGTGGTGGGCACGGATCAGGTGCTGCACTTCCAGCAGATCTTCGCGGTGCTCGACAAGCTGGATCCCTGGTTCAAGGGCCGCATGCTGCACACGCCCTTCGGCATGGTGAAGCTGCCCGAAGGCAAGATGAGCACCCGCAAGGGCAATGTCATCTTCCTCGAGGATGTGCTCGACGAGGCCCGTGAGCGCGTGGCCGCCATCATCGACGAGAAGAACCCCGACCTGGCGAACAAGGCCGAGGTGGCCGAGATGCTGGGCATGGGCGCCGTGGTGTTCTTCGACGCCATGAACGACCGCGTGAAGCCCATCACCTTCACCTGGGACCGCGTGATCGCCCTCGATGGCGACACGGGCCCCTACGTGCAGTACGCCCACGCCCGCATCATGAGCGTGCTGAGAAAAGCCGGTGGCGATTGGGCGGCCAAGGCCCAGGCTGGAACGCCGGTGGGCCCCGTGGTGCCCTTCGCTTCTGCGCCACCGCCTGCGGATCTGGGCGGTCTTCAGGCGCCTGAAGCACAAGCCCTGCTCTTCGAGTTGGCCGGTTTGCCCGGTGCCATCGCCGCCGTGGCGGAAGGCTGCATGGCCACCCCGCTGGCGCGTCAGCTGGTGTCGGTCGCCAGGTCGTTCAGCGGCTACTACACGAACTGTCCCATTCTTGCCCCAGAGAACACGCCCGCCGTGCGCGACGCCCGCCTCGCCCTGTGCGTGGCGACGGCCCGCGCGCTGCGCCAGGGCCTGTTCCTCATGGGCATCCAGGCCCCGGAGGAGATGTGAATCCGGAACCCGGAAAAGATCACCACCAAGACACGAAGACACCAAGAAAGAACCTCTCACCTCAAGAAGAGAGGATTGCCTCCTTGATTGTGGATGCCGCCATTAAGGTTCATCCCGCCTTGGGTCCCGGGCTATTAGAAAGCGTGTACGAAACGTGTCTTTCGCATGAGCTTCGTCATCGTGGGCTGCAAGTGGAAGCGCAAGTCCCAGTGCCGATCCGTTATGAAGGATTGACCCTGGATGGCGGATTCCGCCTCGACCTCCTTGTGGAAGGGCTCGCGGTCATTGAGCTCAAGGCTTTGGAGAAACTCCTGCCGGTCCATGACGCCCAACTTCTTACCTGCTTGAAGCTGTCCGGCCGAAGGCTCGGCTTTCTCCTCAATTTCAATGTCCCCGTTATGAAGAACGGAATTTCAAGATTCGTTCTCTAAGCCTTTTTGCAGTTCTTGGTGCCTTGGTGTCTTGGTGGTGATCAGTTCAAGGAGTAGGCGATGACTAAGTATGTGTTCGTCACCGGCGGTGTGCTTTCGAGCCTGGGCAAGGGCATTGCCGCGGCGAGCCTGGGCGCCCTGCTGGAGGCCCGCGGGCTGAAGGTGACGCTCATGAAGATGGATCCCTACCTGAACGTGGATCCGGGCACCATGTCGCCCTTCCAGCACGGCGAGGTGTTCGTCACCGATGACGGTGCCGAGACCGATCTGGACCTGGGCCACTACGAGCGCTTCACCTCGGTGCCCACCACCCAGAACCACACCATCACCACGGGCCGCATCTACAACACCGTGATCCAGAAGGAGCGCCGCGGCGACTACCTGGGCAAGACCGTGCAGGTGATCCCCCACATCACGGACGAGATCAAGGGCGTGATGAAGAAGGTGGCCAAGGACATGGACGTGGTGATCGTGGAGATCGGCGGCACCGTGGGCGACATCGAGAGCCAGCCCTTCCTCGAGGCCATCCGGCAGTTCAAGCTGGAAGCGGGCCTCGGCAACGCCATCAACATGCACCTCACCTACGTGCCCTTCATCAAGGCCGCGGGCGAGCTGAAATCCAAGCCCACCCAGCACAGCGTCAAGGAACTGCGCGCCCTGGGCATCCAGCCCGACGTCCTGCTCTGCCGCGCCGAGCAGGACATCCCCCGCGACTTGAAGGACAAGATCGCCTTGTTCTGCTCCGTGACCCAGGACGCGGTCTTCAGCGCCCGCGATGCCCACTCCATCTACGAGGTGCCCCTCAACCTGCACCAGGAGGGCCTCGATGCCAAGGTGGCCGTGCTGCTGGGGCTGGGCGAAAAGCAGCCGGATCTCAGCGCCTGGCAGAACCTGTTGCACCGCATCCGCAACCCCAAGGGCAGCGTGCGCATCGGCGTGGTGGGCAAGTACGTGGAGTTCAAGGAGAGCTACAAGAGCCTCATCGAGGCCCTGCACCACGCAGGCTACGGACTGGAAACCCACGTGGACCTCAAGTGGATCGAGGCAGAAGAACTGGAGAACCAGGATCCTGCCGCCTTCCTGCAGGATTGCCACGGCGTGCTGGTGCCCGGCGGCTTCGGCGTGCGCGGCACCCGCGGCATGATCAAGTCCATCCAGTACGCCCGCGAGCACAAGATCCCCTTCTTCGGCATCTGCCTCGGCATGCAGATGGCCTCCGTGGAGTTCGCCCGCAACGTGGTGGGTCTGGAAGGCGCCGATTCCACCGAGTTCGACGACGCCCCCAAGCATCGCGTGATCTTCAAGCTGCGCGAACTGGTCGATGTGGAAGAACTGGGCGGGACCATGCGACTGGGCGCCTATCCCTGCCGCCTCGCGCCGGCCAGCCAGGCGGCCAAGGCCTACGCCAGCACCGACATCAGCGAACGCCACCGCCACCGCTACGAGTTCAACCACGAATACAAGAAGGCGCTGGAGGAGAAGGGTCTCGTGTTCACGGGCATGAGCCCCGATGGCGTCTTCGTGGAGATCGTGGAGCTGAAGGACCACCCCTACTACCTGGCCTGTCAGTTCCACCCCGAGTTCAAGAGCCGCCCCCTGAACCCGCACCCCTTGTTCACGGCCTTCGTGAAGGCGAGCGCCATCAATCGGGGCTGATGTCAGGCGGATGAACAAGGAACGGGGCGGGAATTCCCGCCCTGTTCTATTGTGGGGCCCAGCCGCGGCCGAAAAGCACCCATGGCACCCTCAGAGCACCACCGAGACCTCCAGGCGGGGTTGTGACCCTTGACCGCCCCTAGGTTCTGGTCTTGAAAGACGATGTAAGTATCATTTATGTGGACTCGGACCCGCATCCAGGCAGGTTGGTGTTCCAGTTCATTGCCAGAAAGAACGGGGAGGGATCATGCAACTTTCGGGCTTGCGGTACGGCTCCAAGCTTCTGCAGCTGGTTGAATTTCCCGTGGCGGAGTTCATTGATGGATCGGCCACGAACCAGGAGATCCAGCAGTTCCTCGAGAAGCACAAGAAGCTGGTGGTGAAGCCGGCCTTCTACGGCGGTGTGGGAAAAAAGGGCAAGGCGGGGCTGGTGCGGGTGGTGAGCACGCTGCAGGAGGCCCTGCAGGCCAAGCGCGATCTGTTCTTCGCCCAGCATGTCTACGGCAACAAGACGGTCACGGCCAATGGGGTGACCATGGAGGCCTTCGTCCCCTCCGATCTGGAAGTCTATTTCAGCATCTCCAGTTCCAGCGTGCACCGCGGCCCTGTGTTCACCATCACGCCGTGGGGCGGTGTGGACATCGAAGAGCTTCCGGCCGAGAAGAAGGCCGTGGTGGAGATCGATCCCTTCATCGGTATCAATGCCTTCGAGATCACCAACGCGCTGACGGATACAGGCTGTCCCGAGGCCTTCATCTCGGCCCTGGTGCAGCACCTGCCCAAGCTTTGGGACCTCTATGATGGCTACGGCCTCACCACCATCGAGCTCAATCCCATCCGGGTGCAGCGCCGGAACAACCAGATCCTGCCGGTGGCCTGCGACGTGAAGGCGAGCTTCGATCAGGACAACCCGGCCTGGAAGCGCATCGGTTTGCCCGATGTCCTCTTCCAGACGGAAACCACCCCCTTCGAGGCGGACATCAACGAGCTGCGCACCTACCAGGGCCAGAGCGACGTGCTGGAGATGAATCCCAACGGCAGCATCATTCCCTTCATGTTCGGCGGCGGCGCCAACAGCGCGGGCACGGAAACGCTGGGCGAGGCGGCCATCTTCTCCTCGGATTTCGGCGGCAATCCTCCCTACGAAAAGATCTACGAGATCAGCCGCATCGCCTTCGATCACTGGTACAAGCAGGCCAGCATGCTGCTGCTCATCGGCGGCAAGGCCAACAACACGGACATCTACGTGACCTTCAAGGGCGTCTTCGATGCCCTGCGCGACCACGTTTCAAAAGCGGGCTGGAAGCCGCTCTACGTGGTGATCGGACGGGGCGGGCCCAACGTGGTGAAGGGCATGTTCTACGCCAAGGACATCCTCGACCGCCTGCGGCTGCCCTACAAGGTGTTCGGCCACGACACGTCCATGATCCTCACGCTGGAATATGCGAAGAAGGTGGACGAGTGGTGGCGGGCCGAAGGGGCCGAAGCCTACCGCAAGCAGGTTGAAACGCAGGTCCGGGCCTAGGAGATAGCGATGCGACGACTGAAGACACGTCCCTTCCCCTACTACGTCGGCCTCCACTCCCTCGAAGAATTGGTGACCCGCGAACACCGCGTCTGCGTCATGAACATCCTGGGTAGCGAAAGCCGCAAGGTGACGCCGGTGTCGCACGAGTACAGCGGCGGCAACGTGGTGGCTGGTGTTCAGTATGGGCGCCGGGGCAGCCTCGAGACGAAGATCGGCGCGATCCCCGTCTACCGGAGCATCCGCGAAGTCATGGAGCATGGCATCGCCTTCGACATGGGCGTGGTCTACATTCCGCCCCAGGGTGTGTGCAAGGCTGTTTCAGAACTGGTGACCCACAACGAGGCCCTCAAACGCATCGTCATCGTCACGGAGAAGGTGCCCGCGCGGGATTCCCGCAACATCCGCGCCCTCTGCCAGGAAGCCGGCGTCGACGTCATCGGCGCCAACTGCCTGGGCATGGCCAATGCCTGGGATCGGGTGCGCATCGGCGGCAGCCTGGGTGGTGATCACCCCGAAGAAACGCTGGTGAAGGGCTCCATCGCCATCCACTCCAACTCTGGCAACTTCACCACCACCATGGCGGAGTATCTCCGCACGGCGGGCTTCGGCATCAGCACGGCGGTATCGAGCGGCAAGGATGTCTACATCCACTTCGCCCTGCCGGAATTCCTCTATGCGGCGCAGAACGATCCGCGCACCAAAGCGGTGGTGGTCTACGTTGAGCCCGGTGGCTACTACGAAAAGATGGCCCTGGATTGGATCAAGGACCGCACCTTCGGCTTCACCAAGCCGATCATCGCCTGCGTCACCGGGCGCTGGAAGAAGAACATCACCCGGGCTTGCGGCCATGCCGGCGCGCTGTCCGGCAGCGGCGACGATGCAGAGAGCAAGGAACGCTGGTTTGACGAGTACTTCGGGGTGGATGTCTTTGACCCCAAGACCAGCGAGGTGAGCAAGCGCGGTGTGCGCGTTTCCAGCATCCAGTACATCCCCGATGCAGTGCGCGCCGTCTACGAGAAGATCGGCGAAAAGCCCGACTTCGCCACCACGGGCGATCTGTCCCTCAAGCTCTGGCTGGGCGACACCATGGTGAAGCTGCCTCCGGCCCTGGATCTGCCTCTGACCAAGCCGCCCGCACCCTACGACCGCCAGGTGGTGGAGGTGATCAAGCAGGTGGGTGCCCACTACCTGCGCCAGAACATGGCCGACAAATCCGGCGCCTCCCGCATGAGCCCGGAGACCCAGGTCTCCGAATTGCATGGAAAATCGGTGCTGGACCTGTCGCGCCGCACGCTGGAAGAGAACCTGTTCTTCTCCCTTGCGAAGGTGATGCCGGATAAGGTGGACATCCCCACGCTGAACCTGATCCTCAACCTGTTCCTGAAAATTGATGAACGCCGCATGGCGGCCATCGACGTGGCGCGGGACAACGGGTGCACGCCCAATGCCTACCTGGCCTCTCAGATCGCCTTGGTGGGCGACAAGGGCCTGCTGGCGAAATCGCGGGAACACGCCCGCTTCATCATCGACCTCATCCGCGAGTTTGGCCTGGATGAGCACACGGAGGCGCTGCCGCCCGAACTGGACGCCTATGTGGAGAAGCACCTCCTGAGCGCCGAACCCTCGCGCAAGACGGATGTCTCCAACCTGCTCTTCAAGGAAGTCAAAAAGTCGAAGAAGTCCTGTGTGGCCCTCCGGGTCTGCCAGCACATCATCGACATGGCGGAGAAGAAGAAGCTGGAGATCCGCGACACCTACGAGTTTCTGCTGGCCACCATCGCCGTGTGCGTGCTGTGGAATCCCATGCTGGAGAAGCGCATCAGCCGCCAGTTGGTGGAGGATTCGGTCACCTACTTCTACCTGCTGGCGCGCATCGTGGCCTATTCGGTGGTGGACCGGGAGCACAACCCCCACTGGAAGAAGCTGGTGGACAAGAAGCTGTCGAACCTGAACCTCAGCTTCACGGAGAACGCCTTCAAGGTGCTGTTCGGCCGGGTGCCCGGGGCCTCGGAGTTGCTCGAATTCCAGACGCTCCTCGGGCTCACCATTACCAACGGCCCGGGCACCCTGTCAGCCAAGGGCGCCAAGGAGAGTGTCAGCGCCCGCAACGACATCTCCATGTCCTTCGTGGGTTTCCTCTCGAACACGGGCCGTGCGCATGGTGGCAACGGCTATGAGTCCATCAACTTCCTGATGGAGCAGTTCAAGGATGCGGGGCTGAAGGATCCAGGCGATCCCAACCACGGCCTCGATCTGAAGGCCATGGCCAACAAGGCCGCCAAGGCCTACGGGGCCTACAAGAAGAAGGCGCAGGAAACCGAGGATGGGGCGGTGAAGCCCATCCCCTGCATCAACCACCCGGTGTTCCGCGGCAACAAGATCAACGTGGATCCCAGGGAGCAGTTCGTGTCGGGCATGCTGACGGAGAAGGGTATTTATAACGCCTTCTGGGAGTTCTACCACCATCTGGTGAAAGAGCTGTACGCCGAAGGCGTGACCAAGAATGTCTTCTGCGTGAATGTGGACGCGGTGCTCGCCGTGATCGCGCTCAAGCTGGTGTGGAAGGATCTTCAGGCCGGACGTCTCAGCCTTCGCCAGGTCCAGGAAGTGGCCTTCACGCTCTTCCTCTTCGGCCGCAGCGTGGGGGTCTCTGCTGAGATCGCCGATCACCGCGACCGCGGGCTGGACATGGATTGCCGCACGCCGGAAAACGAGTTGACCTTCATCCTGTAGTTGTCGTTTCGCCAAAAAGGGGCGGGCCATTGGGCCCGCCCCTTTTTTGGATGTGTGGGAGCTACTTCCGTCCGCCCTTGGCGGCCCACTCTTCGAGCATGTCGGTGGT
This sequence is a window from Geothrix sp. PMB-07. Protein-coding genes within it:
- a CDS encoding GxxExxY protein, producing the protein MNPEPGKDHHQDTKTPRKNLSPQEERIASLIVDAAIKVHPALGPGLLESVYETCLSHELRHRGLQVEAQVPVPIRYEGLTLDGGFRLDLLVEGLAVIELKALEKLLPVHDAQLLTCLKLSGRRLGFLLNFNVPVMKNGISRFVL
- a CDS encoding CTP synthase — protein: MTKYVFVTGGVLSSLGKGIAAASLGALLEARGLKVTLMKMDPYLNVDPGTMSPFQHGEVFVTDDGAETDLDLGHYERFTSVPTTQNHTITTGRIYNTVIQKERRGDYLGKTVQVIPHITDEIKGVMKKVAKDMDVVIVEIGGTVGDIESQPFLEAIRQFKLEAGLGNAINMHLTYVPFIKAAGELKSKPTQHSVKELRALGIQPDVLLCRAEQDIPRDLKDKIALFCSVTQDAVFSARDAHSIYEVPLNLHQEGLDAKVAVLLGLGEKQPDLSAWQNLLHRIRNPKGSVRIGVVGKYVEFKESYKSLIEALHHAGYGLETHVDLKWIEAEELENQDPAAFLQDCHGVLVPGGFGVRGTRGMIKSIQYAREHKIPFFGICLGMQMASVEFARNVVGLEGADSTEFDDAPKHRVIFKLRELVDVEELGGTMRLGAYPCRLAPASQAAKAYASTDISERHRHRYEFNHEYKKALEEKGLVFTGMSPDGVFVEIVELKDHPYYLACQFHPEFKSRPLNPHPLFTAFVKASAINRG
- a CDS encoding ATP citrate lyase citrate-binding domain-containing protein yields the protein MQLSGLRYGSKLLQLVEFPVAEFIDGSATNQEIQQFLEKHKKLVVKPAFYGGVGKKGKAGLVRVVSTLQEALQAKRDLFFAQHVYGNKTVTANGVTMEAFVPSDLEVYFSISSSSVHRGPVFTITPWGGVDIEELPAEKKAVVEIDPFIGINAFEITNALTDTGCPEAFISALVQHLPKLWDLYDGYGLTTIELNPIRVQRRNNQILPVACDVKASFDQDNPAWKRIGLPDVLFQTETTPFEADINELRTYQGQSDVLEMNPNGSIIPFMFGGGANSAGTETLGEAAIFSSDFGGNPPYEKIYEISRIAFDHWYKQASMLLLIGGKANNTDIYVTFKGVFDALRDHVSKAGWKPLYVVIGRGGPNVVKGMFYAKDILDRLRLPYKVFGHDTSMILTLEYAKKVDEWWRAEGAEAYRKQVETQVRA